The following are encoded in a window of Colletotrichum lupini chromosome 3, complete sequence genomic DNA:
- a CDS encoding sphingoid long-chain base transporter RSB1 — MTSSPCTLATCDVSDSPYGYRPALTGSAVFATVSALCLVVNGAVAARSTQRHATTPFSVIVTLACVLELLGWVDRMAGWSDPWAVYPLLQSKALLTIAPIFVTSSIYVCLAPMVRILGTEHSFIKPELYTTILLPLDGLALLLQIVGLGIGFQNVPYTLSPQDSYAPNDVGAKIVLAGLAVQFATLVAAGLSLAFILLRAARSYHQYGYTTFHRDVGYVPLTGRFRIFAGAVPSAMVVLFGRMCFRVAEYAEGFRGPLARGGGEGLFLGLEGFLIGYALLAIVGCHPALFLKDGKMVSRIESEPFVGIDGVGSTGGNGDHERDLEELSKVYQRHHEEEQRLSRFERV, encoded by the exons ATGACTTCATCACCCTGCACGCTCGCGACGTGCGACGTCTCCGACAGCCCGTACGGCTACCGCCCAGCACTAACAGGCAGCGCCGTCTTCGCCACCGTCTCGGCCCTCTGCCTCGTCGTCAAcggcgccgtcgccgcccgCTCAACACAACGACACGCAACAACACCCTTCTCCGTCATCGTGACCCTCGCCTGCGTGCTCGAGTTGCTCGGCTGGGTGGACCGCATGGCCGGCTGGAGCGATCCGTGGGCTGTGTACCCTCTCCTGCAGAGCAAGGCTCTGCTCACCATTGCCCCCATCTTTGTAACTTCAAG TATCTACGTCTGCCTCGCACCAATGGTCCGGATACTAGGCACAGAACACTCCTTCATCAAGCCAGAACTCTACACTACCATTCTCCTCCCGCTAGACGGCCTTGCCCTCCTCCTACAAATAGTAGGCCTCGGCATCGGCTTCCAAAACGTGCCGTACACCCTCTCACCCCAGGACTCGTACGCACCCAACGACGTGGGCGCGAAAATCGTCTTGGCTGGGCTGGCCGTCCAGTTCGCGACCCTAGTCGCCGCGGGCTTGTCCCTCGCCTTCATCCTCCTCCGCGCAGCCCGGTCCTACCACCAATACGGCTACACCACCTTCCACCGAGACGTGGGCTACGTACCTCTGACGGGCCGCTTCCGCATCTTCGCCGGCGCGGTGCCGTCCGCCATGGTCGTCTTGTTCGGCAGGATGTGTTTCAGGGTCGCCGAGTACGCAGAGGGCTTTCGGGGCCCGCTGGCGAGGGGAGGCGGAGAGGGACTGTTTCTCGGTCTCGAGGGGTTTCTCATCGGGTACGCGCTCTTGGCGATCGTGGGGTGCCACCCAGCGTTGTTTCTAAAGGATGGGAAGATGGTTTCGAGGATCGAGTCTGAGCCGTTTGTCGGTATTGATGGTGTTGGGAGTACTGGTGGGAACGGCGATCACGAGAGGGATTTGGAGGAGCTCAGCAAGGTGTACCAGAGGCATCACGAGGAGGAGCAGAGGTTGTCGAGGTTTGAGCGTGTTTGA
- a CDS encoding TAM domain methyltransferase, with translation MAEIDHEVVIDAEDTDHSESELEVWYSTNAIQLFQSVASSTTSLSASILEYRVENGRTYHHYKDGKYVMPNDETEWERLDFQHEITVYTLDGRLGVAPPNDVGSKVGRVLDLGCGTGSWAMDFGDLHPESEVYGVDLTPVRADFVPPNVKFEIDDLEEDWTYTQPFDYIHSRFMSAAIDDWDKYIKQCYDNLAPGGYLELHEAELMAKSDDGLLPEDAAVIKWVKLLNEASERTGRVFVSAPPMKTKMLEAGFVDVELRMYKWPHNSWPKDERYKKLGAWTLENFGSALEATCMAAFTRVLGWTRDEVNVFLIDVRNDLKNKSYHSYCPVYCITGRKPEKEKTPPVPQEETEAEDGA, from the exons ATGGCCGAGATCGATCATGAAGTCGTGATTGATGCAGAG GACACCGATCACAGTGAATCCGAACTGGAG GTTTGGTATTCAACTAATGCGATTCAATTGTTTCAGAGCGTGGCATCTTCGACTACCAGCCTCAGTGCCTCCATTCTCGAATACCGAGTTGAAAACGGCCGGACGTATCATCATTACAAGGACGGCA AATATGTCATGCCCAACGATGAAACAGAGTGGGAAAGACTAG ACTTTCAGCATGAAATCACTGTTTACACGCTGGATGGCAGACTCGGTGTGGCGCCGCCAAATGATGTGGGCTCAAAGGTCGGACGAGTGCTTGACCTTGGATGTGGAACTGGTAGCTGGGCCATGGACTTTGGTGACTTACATCCTGAATCAGAG GTATACGGCGTTGACCTCACGCCTGTACGGGCTGACTT TGTGCCTCCGAATGTCAAGTTCGAGATTGACGATCTCGAGGAAGATTGGACTTACACGCAGCCTTTCGATTACATTCACAGCAGATTTATGAGCGCAGCTATTGACGACTGGGATAAGTATATCAAGCAATGCTATGA TAACCTGGCGCCTGGGGGATATCTCGAACTCCACGAAGCCGAGCTCATGGCCAAATCCGACGATGGCCTCTTGCCCGAAGACGCCGCGGTCATCAAATGGGTCAAACTTTTGAATGAAGCTTCTGAAAGGACGGGTCGCGTTTTTGTTTCGGCACCTCCCATGAAGACGAAAATGCTCGAGGCTGGTTTCGTTGACGTCGAGCTCCGCATGTACAAGTGGCCTCACAACTCCTGGCCGAAGGATGAGAG GTACAAGAAGCTCGGGGCGTGGACCCTGGAGAACTTTGGTTCTGCACTTGAAGCCACATGCATGGCGGCTTTTACTCGCGTGCTGGGGTGGACACGCGATGAGGTCAACGTCTTCCTGATTGACGTTCGAAATGACCTCAAGAACAAGAGCTACCATTCATACTGCCCGGT TTACTGCATCACTGGTCGCAAGCCGGAGAAGGAAAAGACCCCGCCGGTTCCTCAGGAGGAGACGGAGGCAGAGGACGGAGCGTAA
- a CDS encoding TAM domain methyltransferase: protein MHQPQQVIDAEDGQTDDDRSEIESIATSSTSISSSILDYRIENGRTYHRYKDGKYVLPNDESENMQHEIFLYTIGGRLGQAPSCDKEARVGRVLDVGTGTGIWAIDFGELHPESEVYGVDLSPIQPEFTPPNVRFEIDDVDEDWTYSQPFDYIHSRFMTGAITDWRKFFKSAYDNLNPGGWFEVQDADINPQSDDNTFPKDCALAEYVKLLQEGATKAGCDYVDIPGLSHIMTEVGFTDVSVQMFKWPINPWAKEPRYKKLGLWTQDNFGSALQGLCMALFTRVLEWTREEVEVFLINVRNDVKNTNYHAYFRIYCVVGRKPEKEAEEPIAPPPQVPSPEAVAATSSTSPATPATAGAASPKSAKSPKSPKKTSWRLKGGGGATFPAGRNVFIYVAAAERPLNWERKLAFRTSAHIWYSEPVALVPVQKSVGIRQHRRELAYAEDAPFLVSPHKKTCASYRGLDKPPHPKIASPGPQRNFIIMAEIDREVKIVAEETDNLSNLTSQFESLFLLWCMADVNEKWQNVALSTHSLTASIFQNRVENGRTYHRYKDGKYNMPNDETESERLDFQHDICIYTFDDKLGIAPPCEDDVEVGRVLDVGTGTGSWAMDFGDLHPESDVLGVDLSPVKAELAILTSETFNSSVPTNVRFEVDDVEEDWTYSEPFEYIHSRFLTASIEDWERFIKQCYDNLTPGGWLELQEADSMPKSDDDTLPEDAAIIRYVHMLNEACEKTGRKFIEPSSLKAKMIAAGFVDVELRMYKWPHNEWPKEDRYKRLGYWTQENFGTALEALCMAPFTRVLGWNRNEVNVLLIDVRKDLKNTNYHAYCPVYLLYCWPQAVVAQISLLPEDQNNVYIVDPKVGTLVIRPSSPTTNFCMSLERSVSLISLLSDARGEASIGSSRQDMRNDSIWAQEKCQKSDILSLELMFVDPCHEKAHIVMMLMNRVCGFHQLRVYWI from the exons ATGCATCAGCCACAACAAGTCATTGACGCCGAAGACGGG CAAACAGATGATGACCGTTCTGAAATCGAA AGCATCGCCACATCGAGCACGAGCATCAGTAGTTCGATTCTAGATTATCGAATCGAGAACGGAAGGACCTACCATCGATACAAGGATGGCA AATACGTTCTTCCGAACGATGAATCGGAAA ACATGCAACATGAGATTTTCCTTTACACCATTGGCGGCAGGCTGGGGCAGGCACCGTCGTGTGATAAAGAAGCACGCGTCGGGCGTGTCCTTGACGTGGGCACTGGTACCGGCATCTGGGCTATCGACTTTGGCGAACTTCATCCCGAGTCCGAG GTCTATGGAGTTGATCTTTCGCCCATCCAACCAGAATT CACGCCACCCAATGTAAGGTTTGAGATTGATGATGTTGACGAGGACTGGACCTATTCGCAACCGTTTGATTACATCCATAGTCGATTCATGACGGGAGCTATCACCGACTGGAGGAAGTTCTTCAAGTCTGCCTACGA CAATCTCAACCCTGGCGGATGGTTCGAAGTTCAAGATGCAGATATCAACCCCCAGTCTGACGACAATACCTTCCCCAAAGACTGCGCCTTAGCCGAGTACGTCAAACTCCTTCAAGAAGGCGCAACAAAGGCCGGGTGCGACTACGTCGACATCCCTGGTCTATCGCACATCATGACCGAGGTTGGGTTTACCGACGTCTCTGTCCAGATGTTCAAGTGGCCCATTAATCCATGGGCAAAGGAGCCCAG GTACAAGAAGCTCGGCCTCTGGACCCAGGACAACTTTGGCAGCGCTCTTCAGGGTCTCTGCATGGCCCTTTTCACGCGCGTCCTTGAGTGGACACGTGAGGAGGTTGAAGTATTTCTCATCAATGTGCGCAACGATGTGAAGAACACAAACTATCACGCGTACTTCCGCAT CTACTGCGTCGTCGGTCGCAAACCTGAGAAGGAGGCTGAGGAGCCAATAGCGCCTCCTCCCCAGGTTCCGTCTCCTGAAGCTGTCGCGGCTACAAGTTCAACGAGTCCCGCCACACCTGCGACTGCTGGAGCTGCAAGTCCGAAGAGTGCAAAGAGCCCCAAGAGTCCCAAGA AGACAAGCTGGAGACTCaagggagggggaggggctaCCTTTCCAGCAGGCCGTAACGTTTTCATATATGTCGCAGCAGCTGAAAGACCATT GAACTGGGAGCGCAAGCTCGCGTTCCGCACCTCTGCCCATATTTGGTACTCCGAGCCCGTCGCGCTTGT TCCAGTGCAGAAAAGTGTGGGAATAAGGCAACATCGCCGCGAACTCGCATATGCGG AAGATGCGCCGTTTCTCGTGTCACCTCACAAAAAGACGTGCGCTTCCT ATCGCGGACTGGATAAGCCCCCGCATCCAAAGATAGCTAGTCCAGGGCCCCAACGGAATTTCATCATCATGGCTGAAATTGACCGTGAAGTTAAGATTGTAGCTGAG GAGACTGACAACCTCAGCAATCTCACATCGCAGTTCGAG AGCTTGTTCCTGCTATGGTGTATGGCTGATGTTAATGAAAAATGGCAGAACGTAGCATTATCAACCCACAGCCTCACTGCGTCCATCTTTCAAAATCGAGTCGAGAATGGCCGGACGTATCATCGATATAAGGACGGCA AATACAACATGCCAAATGACGAGACGGAGAGCGAGAGGCTAG ACTTTCAGCACGATATTTGCATCTATACCTTTGACGACAAACTCGGAATAGCCCCGCCATGTGAGGATGACGTCGAGGTCGGTCGAGTTCTTGACGTGGGGACCGGGACCGGGAGTTGGGCCATGGATTTTGGCGACTTACACCCCGAGTCTGAT GTGCTGGGCGTCGACCTCTCGCCTGTGAAAGCAGAATT AGCCATACTGACTAGTGAAACGTTCAACTCTAGCGTACCAACAAACGTCAGATTCGAGGTCGATGACGTTGAAGAAGATTGGACATATTCAGAGCCGTTCGAATACATCCACAGTCGATTCTTGACGGCAAGCATAGAAGATTGGGAACGATTTATCAAGCAATGTTATGA CAATCTTACTCCCGGTGGATGGCTAGAGCTCCAGGAAGCTGATTCGATGCCGAAATCTGACGACGACACTCTCCCCGAAGATGCCGCCATAATAAGATACGTACACATGCTGAACGAAGCCTGTGAGAAGACGGGTCGTAAGTTCATTGAGCCAAGCTCTCTAAAAGCTAAGATGATTGCGGCTGGCTTCGTCGATGTCGAACTACGTATGTACAAGTGGCCTCACAACGAGTGGCCCAAGGAAGACAG GTATAAGAGGCTCGGGTACTGGACCCAGGAAAATTTCGGCACTGCCCTCGAAGCGTTGTGCATGGCGCCGTTCACTCGCGTACTCGGCTGGAACCGAAACGAGGTTAACGTGCTTCTCATCGATGTCAGGAAGGACCTGAAGAACACGAATTATCATGCTTACTGCCCTGTGTAT TTATTGTATTGCTGGCCGCAGGCCGTTGTAGCGCAGATCAGCCTTTTGCCAGAGGATCAGAAT AATGTGTACATAGTCGATCCTAAGGTCGGAACATTGGTTATCCGGCCAAGCAGTCCAACTACCAATTTCTGCATGTCTCTCGAAAGAAGCGTCAGTCTAATCTCTCTCCTCAGTGATGCAAGAGGGGAAGCCTCAATTGGCTCTTCGCGGCAAGACATGCGAAACGACTCTATTTGGGCGCAAGAGAAGT GTCAAAAGAGTGATATATTGTCATTAGAACTCATGTTTGTCGACCCTTGCCA TGAGAAGGCACACATCGTCATGATGTTAATGAACCGCGTTTGCGGCTTCCACCAGCTCCGCGTCTACTGGATCTGA
- a CDS encoding NF-X1 type zinc finger, whose protein sequence is ASPGPGTEWKWDPRSLFTFIPFKFSFSCESARPLDSLSLPNLAAPVRRRCISKSAITISSTPHHIITLLRLSDMSDAGATQTQTQTQTQAGSSAGGGSQPSRRGRSGRGRGEGGNGRGGRRGGGRNAIHQPRNQAQPAPAPEASTENAPESEPASSGRRGRGRGGNRGGRRGGAVRGASVSGTQRTFGGSLTTAADPNASDAQGLSADAPDFVPGQPVVHRGKQPAPKQKKPQYPLAPKSVAADLPTRIHEDISNGQYECVICSSEVLRPSRVWSCGLCWTVLHLSCVKKWFTSQLKKDDDTRSWRCPGCNSSLTEEPSAYHCWCGKDINPRNVPGLPPHSCGQTCSKPRATCPHPCPLECHAGPCPPCTLMGPTQSCFCGKHEVTKRCTETDYGNGWSCKEICGDLLPCGEHFCATPCHSGLCGSCEIPVQARCYCGKEHKEIPCDRRDDLQMSFNYGQVSSSDSEDVSEDSWFDGSFDCGATCGRKYDCGLHDCEKTCHAQDEVPAHCPSAPDVIVHCPCGKTPLEELLEQPRQSCQDKIPHCKKTCDKILSCGHQCMDTCHTGPCNTCFQKQDISCRCTRIVSKTLCHQGEIATPMCFKVCQAQLNCSRHKCGERCCPGEKKAMERQAAKRKHRQQQAPDEVEAEHICLRVCGRTLKCGTHQCSQICHAGPCPSCLEAVFEEISCACGRTVLQPPQPCGTRPPECRFDCRRAPPCGHPTVKHNCHPDDVDCPKCPFLVEKACICGKQRMKNRPCWLEEARCGLPCGKKLKCGKECHRPGECEDADIPGSHCAQSCGKTRKSCDHSCQDSCHAPYPCKEDRPCQSKTFVTCDCQHRKKEVKCMATKTNPTPDRDILKCDDECLRLQRNQRLAVALNVDPDHNDDHIPYSDTTLKLFRELSHTWAQNQEREFRVFASEASEKRLRFKPMPSFQRAFLHALAEDFGFDSESQDPEPHRHVSIFKTPRFVAAPKKTLAQCVKIRTDAAKTAAAAAAASSSAAAAASAPEPFNALLLSAPRFGLTIDEVESALANHLKAYNTLSFTTAFLPSEEILIRAVPVTSWGTTPSAIESSLASLKPLVARTVTKDGIAAAVTMVHADANLNVLRREGTSANGSSGGWNAVVGRAAAQRRTIAPKPAADARPASGFVSFSKLARKKVVEDSVADDWEAAAESDE, encoded by the exons GCCTCCCCAGGTCCGGGTACCGAGTGGAAGTGGGATCCTAGATCTTTGTTCACTTTCATTCCTTTCAAGTTCTCCTTTTCTTGCGAGAGCGCGAGGCCTCTTGATTCACTTTCGTTGCCTAATCTGGCAGCACCTGTTCGAAGACGCTGTATTTCAAAAAGCGCAATCACAATTTCATCAACTCCTCATCATATCATCACCCTACTTAGATTATCAGACATGTCGGACGCTGGTGCAACGCAGACCCAAACCCAGACGCAGACTCAAGCGGGCTCGTCAGCCGGAGGAGGTTCTCAGCCAAGCCGTCGAGGCAGATCagggagagggagaggagaaggaggcaaCGGCCGTGGCGGTCGGCGAGGTGGCGGCAGGAATGCCATTCATCAGCCCCGGAACCAAGCACAGCCAGCACCGGCTCCCGAAGCCTCAACAGAAAATGCACCCGAATCAGAGCCAGCGAGCTCGGGGAGGAGGGGCCGTGGCCGCGGCGGTAATCGGGGCGGCCGGCGAGGTGGAGCGGTCCGCGGTGCTTCGGTATCAGGAACTCAGCGAACATTTGGAGGCAGCCTTACGACTGCCGCGGATCCAAATGCGTCGGATGCACAGGGGCTGAGTGCGGATGCCCCGGACTTCGTTCCTGGGCAGCCTGTTGTCCACAGAGG AAAACAACCTGCGCCGAAGCAAAAGAAGCCTCAGTATCCACTGGCACCAAAATCTGTAGCCGCAGATTTACCCACGCGCATCCATGAGGACATCAGCAATGGCCAGTACGAGTGTGTCATTTGCTCCAGTGAAGTATTGCGGCCATCTCGCGTATGGTCCTGCGGGCTATGCTGGACGGTGCTACATTTGTCTTGCGTCAAGAAGTGGTTCACGAGTCAACTGAAGAAGGACGACGACACGCGCTCTTGGCGCTGCCCCGGCTGCAATTCTAGTTTGACTGAGGAGCCGAGTGCTTACCACTGTTGGTGCGGGAAGGACATCAACCCTCGAAATGTTCCCGGTCTTCCTCCTCACTCTTGCGGACAGACTTGCTCAAAGCCTAGAGCAACATGCCCGCATCCATGCCCTCTCGAATGCCACGCCGGCCCATGCCCGCCATGCACCCTCATGGGCCCAACACAGTCTTGCTTCTGTGGCAAACACGAAGTGACGAAGCGTTGCACCGAGACAGACTATGGAAACGGATGGAGTTGCAAAGAGATTTGCGGAGACTTGCTACCTTGCGGCGAGCACTTCTGCGCTACTCCTTGCCACTCTGGCCTGTGTGGTAGCTGCGAGATTCCTGTACAGGCAAGATGCTACTGTGGCAAAGAGCACAAGGAGATTCCCTGCGATCGCCGCGACGACCTTCAGATGTCATTTAACTATGGCCAAGTTTCCAGCTCGGATTCCGAGGATGTTTCTGAGGATAGCTGGTTCGACGGCTCATTCGACTGCGGAGCGACTTGTGGGAGGAAATACGACTGTGGCTTGCACGATTGTGAGAAGACCTGTCATGCGCAGGACGAAGTGCCGGCACACTGCCCGTCGGCTCCAGATGTTATTGTCCACTGCCCCTGTGGCAAGACACCGTTGGAAGAGCTTCTCGAACAACCAAGACAGTCTTGTCAGGACAAGATCCCTCACTGCAAGAAGACATGCGACAAGATTCTTTCTTGCGGCCACCAATGCATGGACACGTGCCATACAGGTCCTTGTAACACATGCTTCCAGAAGCAGGATATTTCTTGTCGATGCACCCGCATTGTGAGCAAGACCCTCTGCCATCAGGGAGAGATTGCGACTCCAATGTGTTTCAAGGTCTGCCAGGCCCAGCTCAACTGCAGTCGTCACAAGTGTGGAGAGCGCTGCTGTCCTGGGGAGAAGAAGGCAATGGAGAGACAGGCCGCCAAGAGGAAGCATAGACAGCAGCAGGCTCCGGACGAGGTTGAGGCGGAACACATCTGCCTCCGCGTCTGCGGCAGGACACTGAAGTGTGGAACTCACCAGTGTTCGCAAATCTGCCATGCTGGGCCCTGCCCAAGCTGTCTCGAAGCCGTCTTCGAGGAGATCAGCTGTGCCTGCGGCAGGACCGTCTTGCAACCTCCACAGCCGTGCGGGACCAGGCCTCCTGAATGCCGATTCGACTGTAGAAGAGCACCTCCTTGCGGTCACCCCACGGTGAAGCATAACTGCCATCCCGACGATGTCGATTGTCCCAAGTGTCCTTTCTTGGTAGAGAAAGCGTGCATCTGCGGCAAGCAGAGGATGAAGAACCGGCCTTGCTGGCTGGAGGAGGCTCGCTGTGGTCTGCCGTGTGGTAAGAAGCTCAAGTGCGG GAAGGAGTGTCACCGTCCTGGCGAATGCGAAGACGCTGATATCCCTGGCTCTCATTGCGCCCAATCCTGCGGCAAGACTCGCAAATCCTGTGACCACTCCTGCCAGGACTCATGCCACGCCCCCTATCCATGCAAGGAAGACCGGCCATGCCAGAGCAAGACCTTTGTCACTTGTGATTGTCAGCACCGCAAGAAGGAGGTGAAGTGTATGGCTACCAAGACCAACCCAACTCCGGATCGCGACATCCTGAAGTGCGACGACGAGTGCCTCCGCCTCCAGCGCAACCAGCGCCTTGCTGTCGCCCTCAATGTCGATCCGGATCACAACGACGACCACATTCCCTACTCGGACACGACGCTCAAGCTCTTCCGTGAGCTTTCTCATACCTGGGCCCAGAACCAGGAGCGCGAGTTCCGCGTCTTCGCATCGGAAGCCTCTGAGAAGCGTCTGCGCTTCAAGCCTATGCCCTCGTTCCAGCGCGCCTTCTTGCACGCTCTTGCCGAGGATTTCGGCTTCGACTCGGAGAGTCAGGACCCAGAGCCGCACCGTCACGTCTCCATCTTCAAGACACCGCGCTTCGTCGCCGCACCGAAGAAGACACTGGCTCAGTGCGTCAAGATTCGCACCGACGCAGCCAAaacagcagcagccgcaGCTGCAGCATCGTCTTCGGCGGCCGCCGCAGCGTCGGCACCAGAGCCCTTCAACGCCCTACTCCTCTCGGCTCCGCGCTTCGGCCTGACCATTGACGAGGTCGAGTCCGCCCTCGCCAACCATCTCAAGGCCTACAACACCCTTTCCTTCACTACCGCCTTCCTCCCGTCAGAGGAAATCCTCATCCGAGCGGTCCCCGTCACCTCCTGGGGCACTACCCCCTCGGCCATCGAGTCCTCTCTCGCGTCCCTGAAACCCCTCGTCGCGCGGACCGTAACCAAGGACGGCATCGCCGCAGCCGTGACAATGGTCCACGCCGACGCGAACCTCAACGTCCTCCGCCGCGAGGGAACGTCGGCAAACGGCAGCAGCGGCGGTTGGAACGCCGTCGTCGGCCGCGCCGCGGCACAGCGTAGGACCATTGCGCCCAAGCCCGCCGCCGACGCGCGTCCCGCCAGCGGCTTCGTCAGCTTCTCCAAGCTGGCGCGTAAGAAGGTCGTCGAGGACTCTGTCGCCGATGACTGGGAGGCGGCCGCCGAGAGCGATGAGTGA